In the Prochlorococcus sp. MIT 1307 genome, one interval contains:
- a CDS encoding 16S rRNA (cytosine(967)-C(5))-methyltransferase, whose amino-acid sequence MLLETSKTGLLSRKAAWEVLMAVAAGAYADVAFDRVLSKYSLSEVDRRLAMEIAFGAIRQRYLLDCWLDFFGKVTSSKQPPKLRWLLHIGLYQLLVMERIPSSAALNTTVELAKASKLSRLAPVVNGVLRAAQRAKDDGKEIPLPEKPAAKLAQLHSFPLWLAADLIAWRGEVAAGEIAKASNQVPPFDLRVNRLRTTPEIMKQVFEDAGIESVFVDDCPDGLQVKLGFGDLRKWPGYEEGYWCVQDRAAQWVSPLLEPQPGETVLDACSAPGGKTTHLIELMGDKGEVWAVDRSKDRLKRLAANANRLGCNCLHLLAADSSSLLEINPRWSGFFQKILLDAPCSGLGTLARHPDARWRISRAQVDELVALQSKLLEGVLPLLGRGGRIVYSTCTIHPDENEHQIARFLKLHPELILKEEKQLWPDLINPGDGFYAAVIERVE is encoded by the coding sequence ATGCTTCTTGAAACCTCCAAAACGGGCCTTTTGTCCAGGAAGGCCGCCTGGGAAGTCTTAATGGCTGTCGCGGCAGGTGCTTACGCAGATGTCGCTTTTGATAGGGTTTTGAGTAAGTACTCCTTAAGCGAGGTTGATAGACGACTCGCTATGGAAATTGCTTTTGGGGCAATAAGACAGCGCTATTTGCTGGATTGTTGGCTGGACTTTTTTGGGAAGGTGACTTCTAGCAAGCAACCTCCAAAGCTTCGTTGGTTATTGCATATTGGCCTTTATCAGTTGCTGGTGATGGAGCGAATTCCTTCTTCAGCTGCTTTAAACACAACTGTGGAACTTGCTAAGGCCAGCAAATTATCTCGCCTTGCCCCTGTCGTAAATGGTGTTTTGCGAGCGGCGCAAAGGGCTAAGGATGATGGTAAAGAGATTCCTCTACCGGAAAAACCGGCAGCAAAGTTAGCTCAATTGCATTCATTTCCTCTTTGGCTTGCTGCTGATTTGATTGCTTGGAGAGGAGAAGTGGCTGCTGGAGAGATTGCAAAAGCTTCTAACCAGGTCCCGCCTTTTGATTTAAGAGTCAACCGTCTTCGCACAACTCCAGAAATTATGAAGCAAGTATTTGAAGATGCAGGAATAGAGAGTGTATTTGTAGATGACTGCCCTGATGGGTTGCAGGTGAAATTGGGCTTTGGAGATTTGCGGAAATGGCCGGGATACGAAGAAGGATATTGGTGTGTGCAAGATCGGGCAGCGCAGTGGGTGTCCCCATTATTAGAACCGCAACCTGGAGAAACTGTTCTTGATGCTTGTTCAGCACCAGGAGGTAAGACCACCCATCTTATTGAATTAATGGGAGATAAGGGTGAGGTTTGGGCCGTGGATCGTTCAAAAGACCGGCTCAAGCGACTGGCTGCTAACGCTAACCGTCTTGGTTGTAATTGCTTGCATTTATTGGCAGCTGATTCTTCTTCTTTGTTGGAGATAAATCCACGATGGAGTGGTTTTTTTCAGAAAATCTTGTTAGATGCTCCTTGCTCTGGTTTAGGAACATTGGCTAGGCACCCTGATGCACGTTGGAGGATCTCTCGTGCTCAAGTGGATGAACTTGTTGCATTGCAATCGAAATTATTAGAAGGTGTTCTTCCTTTGCTAGGCCGTGGAGGTCGCATTGTTTATTCGACATGCACTATTCATCCTGACGAGAACGAGCATCAAATTGCCCGATTTCTTAAACTGCACCCAGAGCTAATACTTAAGGAAGAGAAGCAACTTTGGCCTGACTTGATCAATCCTGGAGATGGTTTTTATGCCGCAGTGATTGAAAGGGTTGAGTAG
- the trmH gene encoding tRNA (guanosine(18)-2'-O)-methyltransferase TrmH has product MPLLPRRFKRLKAVLNCRMADLTVLVEHVEKPHNLSAILRSCDAVGVLEAHAICKESKISTFNSTAQGSQKWVKLHEYSNIKSAVETLKKSGFIIYGTNLAIEAKDYRECDFTGPTAFVLGAEKWGLSQSATDLMDEAIFIPMRGMVQSLNVSVAASTLLFEALRQRERKKGTPKSGEGVPPEVYDQIIFEWAYPQVAKWCKLIGRKYPEINDKGEIIEELPRTMKLRY; this is encoded by the coding sequence ATGCCTCTTCTACCACGTCGATTCAAGCGCCTAAAAGCTGTCCTTAATTGCCGAATGGCAGATCTCACAGTACTTGTTGAGCATGTAGAAAAGCCTCATAATCTCTCAGCAATACTTCGTAGCTGCGATGCAGTTGGAGTGCTCGAAGCACATGCAATTTGCAAAGAGAGCAAGATCAGTACCTTCAACAGCACAGCTCAAGGGAGTCAAAAGTGGGTAAAGCTTCATGAATACTCCAACATTAAATCTGCAGTAGAGACCCTAAAAAAAAGTGGCTTCATAATATATGGAACAAATCTTGCTATAGAAGCAAAAGATTATCGAGAATGTGACTTCACTGGACCAACGGCATTTGTTCTCGGAGCAGAAAAATGGGGGCTAAGTCAATCTGCAACTGATCTGATGGATGAAGCTATTTTCATTCCAATGAGAGGAATGGTCCAATCATTAAATGTATCTGTAGCAGCTTCAACATTACTTTTTGAAGCTCTTCGCCAAAGAGAGCGGAAAAAAGGCACTCCAAAATCAGGGGAAGGAGTCCCACCAGAAGTATATGACCAGATAATTTTTGAATGGGCTTACCCTCAAGTTGCAAAGTGGTGCAAACTTATTGGAAGAAAGTACCCTGAAATAAATGATAAAGGGGAAATAATAGAAGAGCTTCCAAGAACAATGAAATTACGTTACTGA
- a CDS encoding ABC transporter permease, with protein MSRWGIVILSIYLIAAIGTPIMSHLGLLPDPNYGLANPIYSPPSLNHWCGTDRLGRDVCVRTLAGSGVALQVVFFAVILAVLFGVPLGMLSGYLGGAADRVLVLIMDTLYAVPVLLLSVVMAFLLGRGIPNAAAALCVVYVPQYFRVVRNQTVQVKSELFVEAARAIGANPLWILRKYLLRNVIASVPVLLTLNAADAVLVLGGLGFLGLGLPESVPEWGGDLNLALSALPTGIWWTALYPGIAMFVLVLGLSFLGDGLESWISDTSKKAQ; from the coding sequence ATGTCTCGATGGGGGATTGTGATTTTGAGCATATATTTAATTGCTGCAATTGGCACGCCAATAATGTCTCATTTAGGCCTATTGCCTGATCCAAACTATGGGTTGGCAAACCCTATTTATTCGCCTCCTTCCTTGAATCATTGGTGTGGGACTGATCGACTTGGGAGAGATGTTTGTGTCAGAACTTTGGCAGGTAGTGGTGTAGCTCTTCAGGTCGTTTTTTTTGCAGTGATCCTTGCTGTTCTTTTCGGTGTTCCTCTTGGAATGCTAAGTGGCTATTTAGGGGGTGCTGCTGACAGGGTTTTAGTCCTAATTATGGATACCCTTTATGCCGTGCCTGTACTTCTTTTGTCAGTAGTTATGGCTTTTTTGTTGGGACGAGGTATCCCAAATGCAGCAGCAGCATTATGTGTTGTATATGTCCCTCAGTACTTCCGTGTTGTAAGGAATCAGACAGTTCAAGTTAAATCTGAACTTTTTGTAGAAGCTGCGCGTGCAATTGGTGCTAATCCTTTGTGGATACTTCGCAAATACTTACTGCGTAATGTTATTGCTTCTGTTCCAGTATTGCTAACATTAAATGCCGCTGATGCTGTTTTGGTACTAGGAGGCCTTGGGTTTTTAGGGTTGGGCTTGCCTGAATCAGTTCCAGAATGGGGAGGTGATTTAAATTTGGCACTTTCTGCTTTGCCAACTGGAATTTGGTGGACAGCACTTTATCCAGGAATAGCAATGTTCGTATTAGTACTTGGATTATCTTTCTTGGGAGATGGACTTGAAAGTTGGATATCTGATACTAGTAAAAAAGCTCAATAA
- the lepA gene encoding translation elongation factor 4: MTDVPVSRLRNFCIIAHIDHGKSTLADRLLQDTGTVAGRDMQDQFLDNMDLERERGITIKLQAARMTYRASDGESYVLNLIDTPGHVDFSYEVSRSLQACEGALLVVDASQGVEAQTLANVYLALENDLEIIPVLNKIDLPGSDIERIKEEIESIIGLDTSQAICCSAKTGLGINEILEAVVERIPPPENAVNLATKALIFDSYYDPYRGVIVYFRVISGHIGIKDKVFLMASKKSYELDEIGIMAPNQCPVDELHAGEVGYLAASIKAVADARVGDTITLLNAPAQHPLPGYIEAKPMVFCGLFPTDADQYPDLRDALEKLQLSDAALKYEPETSSAMGFGFRCGFLGLLHMEIVQERLEREYDLDLIVTAPSVIYQVNMLNEEVVMIDNPATLPDPQKRESIEEPYVRIEIYAPNEFNGTLMGLCQDRRGDFIDMKYITTDRVTLTYEIPLAEVVTDFFDQMKSRTKGYASMEYHLIGYRKNDLVRLDILINSEKADPLTTIVHRDKAYGVGKGLVEKLKELIPRQQFKIPLQASIGSRIIASESISAMRKDVLAKCYGGDISRKKKLLKKQAKGKKRMKAMGKVDVPQEAFMAVLKLNQ, encoded by the coding sequence ATGACAGATGTTCCTGTTTCTCGTTTGAGAAACTTTTGCATAATTGCACATATAGACCACGGGAAGTCCACTCTTGCCGACAGGCTCTTGCAAGACACAGGAACAGTAGCGGGGAGAGATATGCAAGATCAGTTTTTGGACAACATGGATCTTGAAAGAGAAAGGGGAATAACAATTAAGCTGCAGGCGGCAAGGATGACTTACCGAGCTTCTGATGGAGAAAGCTATGTCCTGAACCTTATAGACACCCCAGGTCATGTTGATTTTTCATATGAAGTCAGCCGATCTTTGCAAGCTTGTGAGGGGGCATTATTAGTTGTTGATGCAAGTCAAGGTGTAGAAGCTCAAACTCTGGCTAATGTTTATTTGGCATTAGAGAATGACCTGGAAATAATTCCAGTACTTAATAAGATTGACTTGCCCGGCTCTGATATAGAAAGGATAAAGGAAGAAATAGAGTCGATTATTGGTTTAGATACTTCTCAGGCAATTTGTTGTTCAGCGAAAACAGGTCTTGGAATTAATGAAATTCTTGAAGCAGTAGTTGAGCGTATCCCTCCACCTGAGAATGCTGTAAACCTTGCAACAAAGGCGTTGATATTTGACTCTTACTATGACCCATATAGAGGCGTGATTGTTTATTTTCGAGTAATTAGTGGGCACATAGGCATTAAAGACAAAGTTTTTCTTATGGCTAGCAAGAAAAGCTATGAACTTGATGAAATTGGAATAATGGCTCCTAATCAATGCCCAGTTGATGAATTACATGCTGGAGAAGTGGGCTACCTTGCGGCTTCTATCAAGGCAGTAGCAGATGCAAGGGTTGGTGACACGATTACGCTGTTGAATGCACCAGCTCAACATCCATTGCCTGGATATATAGAGGCAAAGCCTATGGTGTTTTGTGGTCTATTTCCTACAGATGCAGATCAATACCCTGACTTAAGAGATGCATTAGAGAAGCTTCAGCTTTCGGATGCTGCATTGAAATATGAGCCAGAAACAAGTAGTGCAATGGGCTTTGGCTTTCGTTGTGGTTTTCTTGGACTGTTACATATGGAGATTGTTCAGGAACGATTAGAGCGAGAGTATGACTTAGACCTAATTGTGACTGCCCCCTCTGTTATTTATCAGGTAAACATGCTTAACGAGGAAGTTGTGATGATTGATAATCCTGCAACTTTGCCTGACCCACAAAAGCGTGAATCTATAGAAGAACCATATGTTCGGATTGAAATTTATGCTCCTAACGAATTCAATGGCACGCTTATGGGGCTTTGTCAGGATCGTCGAGGTGATTTCATTGATATGAAATACATCACAACAGATCGGGTTACTTTGACTTATGAAATTCCACTTGCAGAAGTCGTAACAGACTTTTTCGACCAAATGAAGAGTCGAACAAAAGGGTATGCATCAATGGAATATCATTTGATTGGATATAGAAAGAATGATTTGGTCCGCTTGGATATTTTAATTAACTCAGAGAAAGCAGATCCCTTAACTACAATTGTTCATCGCGACAAAGCATATGGTGTTGGGAAAGGCCTAGTTGAGAAATTGAAAGAGCTTATTCCCAGGCAACAATTTAAAATCCCACTTCAGGCGTCTATTGGAAGCAGGATTATTGCTAGTGAAAGTATTAGTGCAATGCGTAAAGATGTGTTAGCTAAATGTTATGGAGGAGATATTTCAAGAAAGAAGAAACTACTGAAGAAGCAAGCTAAAGGGAAAAAAAGGATGAAAGCAATGGGAAAGGTTGATGTCCCCCAAGAAGCATTTATGGCAGTCTTAAAATTAAACCAATAA
- a CDS encoding malate:quinone oxidoreductase, translating to MYVPDINRSELRYEAVLIGGGIMSSTLAVLLHELEPEARLLIVERLDAPALESSAAVNNAGTGHAANCELNYTPLQGDGTVNILKALEINKAFEQSLEFWASLTEKGKINPQKFLNVLPQISIVWGEPDVSYLRKRYQELNALPAFADMEWSTDFGELAEWMPLVMEGRAFGQQIAATRTLRGTDIDFGSLTKAYLQSLEKTGALELKLSTEVIDLQRDDKRSWKIELKDEYGISEVYSPFVFLGAGGGSLTLLQKSEIPEASQYAGFPVSGQWLVCSDSELTEKHNAKVYGKAKVGAPPMSVPHLDSRWIDGERSLLFGPFAGFTTKFLKEGSGMDLFRSINKANFAPMMQVGMNNFDLVKYLFAQLRLDDDERMKSLKEFLPRANQKDWTLSVAGQRVQIIKRTNQGGVLQMGTEVVTSADGSLAALLGASPGASTAVTIMLEVLQRCWADKMSSDGWIKRLRALLPSFGKDFNDEVLLIETRKRSNSLLNLM from the coding sequence TTGTACGTTCCTGATATAAATCGTTCTGAACTCCGTTATGAGGCAGTACTTATAGGTGGAGGAATTATGAGCTCTACCTTGGCTGTTCTTCTTCATGAGTTGGAGCCAGAGGCAAGATTGTTGATCGTTGAGCGACTAGATGCGCCAGCTCTAGAAAGCAGTGCAGCAGTAAATAATGCAGGGACAGGACATGCAGCTAATTGTGAACTGAATTACACGCCATTACAGGGTGATGGCACGGTCAATATTTTGAAAGCACTCGAAATCAATAAAGCTTTTGAGCAAAGTCTTGAATTTTGGGCATCTTTAACTGAGAAAGGAAAAATCAACCCACAGAAATTTCTCAATGTTTTGCCACAAATCAGCATCGTTTGGGGAGAACCTGATGTTTCCTATTTGAGAAAGCGCTATCAGGAATTGAATGCTCTTCCAGCTTTTGCTGATATGGAGTGGAGTACTGATTTCGGTGAGCTTGCTGAATGGATGCCATTAGTAATGGAGGGTCGAGCTTTTGGTCAACAAATAGCGGCCACTCGTACTTTGAGAGGAACAGATATAGATTTTGGTTCACTTACTAAGGCCTATCTTCAGTCCCTTGAAAAAACTGGAGCATTAGAGTTGAAACTTTCTACTGAAGTAATTGACCTGCAAAGGGATGACAAGAGGTCTTGGAAGATTGAATTAAAAGATGAGTATGGGATTTCTGAGGTGTATTCACCTTTTGTTTTCCTCGGGGCCGGTGGAGGATCACTAACTCTATTGCAGAAATCTGAAATCCCAGAAGCCTCTCAATATGCTGGGTTCCCAGTCAGTGGTCAGTGGTTGGTCTGCTCTGATTCTGAATTGACAGAAAAACATAATGCCAAAGTTTATGGAAAGGCCAAGGTAGGTGCTCCTCCTATGTCAGTACCTCATTTAGATAGTCGTTGGATTGATGGTGAAAGGTCTTTGCTGTTTGGACCTTTTGCAGGCTTCACGACAAAGTTTCTAAAGGAGGGCTCTGGCATGGATCTTTTTCGATCTATTAATAAAGCCAATTTTGCGCCAATGATGCAGGTAGGGATGAACAACTTCGATTTGGTTAAGTACCTATTTGCTCAGCTTCGATTGGATGATGATGAACGTATGAAATCTTTGAAAGAATTTTTGCCGAGAGCAAATCAGAAGGATTGGACCTTATCTGTTGCTGGGCAGAGAGTTCAGATTATTAAACGCACTAATCAAGGGGGTGTTCTTCAGATGGGAACTGAGGTGGTTACTTCTGCTGATGGTTCATTAGCTGCTCTGTTAGGTGCTTCTCCAGGAGCTAGTACAGCAGTAACAATTATGTTGGAGGTTTTGCAGCGATGTTGGGCTGACAAGATGTCCAGTGATGGATGGATCAAGAGATTGAGAGCTCTTCTACCAAGCTTTGGGAAAGATTTCAATGACGAGGTGCTCCTTATAGAGACCCGCAAGAGGAGTAATTCTTTGTTGAATCTGATGTGA
- a CDS encoding NifU family protein, whose protein sequence is MSTESMALTQENVETVLDELRPFLMADGGNVEIVEIDGPIVKVRLQGACGSCPSSTMTLKMGIERKLREAIPEVSEVIQVL, encoded by the coding sequence ATGAGCACTGAAAGCATGGCACTTACCCAAGAAAACGTCGAAACCGTGCTAGACGAATTGAGGCCGTTTCTAATGGCAGATGGTGGGAATGTCGAAATAGTCGAAATCGATGGCCCAATAGTGAAAGTGCGGCTTCAAGGTGCTTGCGGAAGCTGCCCTAGCAGTACTATGACTCTAAAGATGGGAATAGAAAGAAAGCTCCGTGAGGCCATCCCTGAGGTAAGTGAAGTAATACAAGTGCTTTAA
- a CDS encoding methyltransferase domain-containing protein, whose amino-acid sequence MSENRCNPSINPLAEAKLDQTKAVDTRYGAAANNHESCLCTPVLFDKKLLKAIPSKVIERDYGCGDPTRWVKVNDTVLDLGSGSGKNAFICAQVVGQSGKVIGVDRNKEMLKLARAACPLVAENIGFSNVSFIEGNIESLDALQSDSSPLIPKGIIDVVLSNCVLNLVNPSGRQALLKNIKRVLKPGGRVAISDIVSSRPVPISLQKDPELWSGCISGAWQEDQFINDFRALGFKNVKYAERSVKPWKKIKQIEFRSVTLIGNL is encoded by the coding sequence TTGTCAGAAAACCGCTGCAATCCTTCCATCAACCCTTTAGCAGAAGCCAAGCTAGACCAGACAAAGGCCGTAGATACTCGTTATGGGGCAGCTGCCAATAATCATGAAAGCTGCCTATGCACTCCTGTTTTATTTGACAAGAAGTTATTAAAAGCAATCCCTTCTAAAGTCATTGAAAGAGATTATGGATGCGGCGATCCGACACGATGGGTCAAAGTAAACGATACAGTGCTAGACCTCGGCAGTGGCAGTGGAAAAAATGCTTTTATTTGTGCACAAGTAGTTGGCCAATCAGGCAAAGTAATTGGAGTAGACAGAAACAAAGAAATGCTAAAGCTCGCAAGAGCGGCATGTCCTTTAGTCGCAGAGAACATAGGGTTTTCAAACGTTAGCTTTATTGAAGGAAATATCGAATCCCTTGATGCACTTCAGAGCGATAGTTCACCGCTCATACCGAAAGGAATCATTGATGTTGTTCTAAGCAACTGTGTGCTAAATCTGGTAAATCCCTCAGGTCGCCAAGCCTTATTAAAGAATATTAAACGAGTTTTAAAGCCAGGAGGGCGCGTTGCTATTAGCGATATTGTTTCAAGCCGTCCAGTCCCTATATCCCTCCAAAAAGACCCTGAGTTATGGAGTGGTTGTATTAGTGGAGCATGGCAAGAAGATCAGTTTATAAACGATTTCCGGGCTCTTGGGTTTAAAAACGTTAAGTATGCCGAGCGCTCAGTAAAGCCATGGAAAAAGATTAAACAAATTGAATTCCGTTCAGTTACTCTTATAGGAAATCTATAA
- a CDS encoding aminotransferase class V-fold PLP-dependent enzyme, which yields MSKKKTPKLRALMPALQNKKYFNYGGQGPLPQPSLEAITTSWIKIQELGPFTNKVWPFIASEQQATRQCLAKICGITSSRIALTENVTSGCILPLWGLPFFTGDRLLISDCEHPGVVSACRELADRKLLEIDILQVKQLRQGDTKQNDTEQSLLENLEKALKPKTRLVVLSHILWNTGQRMSISAVSKRLSTHPNKPFLLVDAAQSFGQIPVREAASKADIYAFTGHKWACGPEGLGAVAISERVLEESKPTLIGWRSLQHEGSCQLDNPIPFHIDSRRFEIATSCVPLLAGLRCSLRLLEEEGSELRRLKKILESSSKLWNVLNKLEGVHPILTGPPPSGLVSFQIPSKPSTREIVKLLGREGVWIRDLEDPICLRACLHITSNDDEIKTLMKAIQKLVCIN from the coding sequence ATGAGCAAAAAGAAAACGCCCAAACTCAGAGCATTAATGCCTGCTCTCCAAAACAAAAAATACTTCAATTATGGAGGTCAAGGCCCTCTACCTCAACCATCCCTAGAAGCCATTACGACTAGTTGGATCAAAATTCAGGAGCTAGGTCCATTTACTAATAAGGTTTGGCCTTTTATAGCAAGTGAACAACAAGCCACAAGACAATGCCTGGCAAAAATTTGTGGCATAACTAGCAGCCGCATAGCTCTAACAGAAAATGTAACTAGTGGATGCATCTTGCCACTTTGGGGACTCCCTTTCTTTACAGGAGATAGATTACTAATCAGTGATTGTGAGCACCCAGGAGTTGTTTCGGCCTGTAGAGAACTGGCAGATCGTAAGCTACTAGAAATAGACATCTTGCAAGTAAAGCAACTACGACAAGGAGACACTAAACAAAATGATACTGAACAAAGCTTATTAGAAAACTTAGAAAAGGCATTAAAGCCAAAAACAAGGCTTGTGGTTCTATCCCATATTCTATGGAACACAGGGCAAAGAATGTCGATCTCAGCTGTTTCTAAAAGGCTCTCCACGCATCCAAACAAGCCCTTTCTTCTAGTCGATGCAGCTCAAAGTTTTGGGCAAATTCCAGTGCGAGAAGCGGCCAGCAAAGCAGATATCTATGCATTTACAGGGCATAAATGGGCCTGCGGACCAGAGGGATTAGGGGCAGTTGCGATATCTGAAAGAGTACTAGAAGAATCCAAACCTACTCTAATAGGGTGGCGTAGCCTTCAGCATGAAGGTAGTTGCCAACTGGACAATCCTATTCCATTTCATATCGATAGTAGACGTTTTGAAATAGCAACATCATGTGTACCCTTACTAGCAGGCCTTAGATGTTCATTGCGACTACTAGAAGAAGAGGGTTCTGAACTAAGAAGACTCAAAAAAATTCTCGAGTCAAGCTCCAAACTTTGGAACGTGCTGAACAAACTAGAGGGCGTCCATCCTATTCTTACTGGACCTCCACCTTCAGGCCTAGTAAGTTTTCAGATTCCTAGTAAGCCTTCAACAAGAGAAATAGTTAAGCTCCTAGGCAGAGAAGGTGTATGGATTCGAGATCTAGAAGATCCTATATGTCTACGGGCATGCTTACATATCACTAGTAATGACGATGAGATCAAAACCCTCATGAAAGCCATTCAGAAATTAGTCTGTATCAATTAA
- a CDS encoding UDP-N-acetylmuramoyl-L-alanyl-D-glutamate--2,6-diaminopimelate ligase, translating to MTQNLHSLLHSVGLSIPSGMKNHVIEGITCDSRCAVAGSLFCGLPGQIVDGGQFWPQALSAGAAAAVISQEAAKLRPPGSEDSVMVLPDPVAQWVGELAAAFWQVPSSKIPLIGVTGTNGKTTVTYLIEHLTTVVGKSAAVFGTLVNRWPNHSEISVHTTAFADTLQTQLAAAVEAGAQLGAMEVSSHALAQQRVAGCRFAGAIFTNLTQDHLDYHLTMDDYFKAKESLFLPPLLTSSKAKAVVNIDDTWGALLAEQLGERCWRSSLVNGSSISSEAELIISEIEMTSRGATGLLQSPVGEGRFVSPLIGRFNLMNFLQAVGVLIQQGLPLSELLRGIASFSGVPGRMERVNTMSGEDASKLPTVIVDYAHTPDGLKNALIAARPFAMGKLTCLFGCGGDRDRGKRPQMGMIASQLADRVIITSDNPRTEDPKQIFKDILAGIPSNIEVNVEVDRSLAIRLAIDEASYDDVVLVAGKGHEDYQIIGAKKVYFDDREEANKALGRKLINNKTDFT from the coding sequence GTGACTCAGAATCTTCATTCTCTTCTTCATTCTGTAGGTTTGAGCATTCCATCAGGAATGAAGAACCATGTGATTGAAGGCATCACATGTGACTCTCGTTGTGCTGTGGCAGGAAGTTTGTTCTGTGGATTGCCTGGGCAAATAGTTGATGGAGGTCAATTTTGGCCTCAGGCTTTGTCTGCTGGGGCAGCTGCGGCTGTTATTAGTCAAGAGGCAGCGAAATTGAGGCCTCCTGGGTCGGAAGATTCAGTGATGGTTTTACCCGACCCTGTAGCTCAGTGGGTGGGTGAATTAGCTGCGGCATTTTGGCAAGTGCCTTCTTCAAAGATTCCTTTGATAGGAGTAACAGGAACAAACGGTAAAACTACCGTTACATATCTCATAGAGCATCTCACCACCGTTGTTGGTAAATCAGCTGCTGTATTCGGAACACTAGTAAATCGATGGCCTAACCATAGTGAAATTTCTGTTCACACCACAGCTTTTGCAGATACGCTGCAAACTCAACTCGCAGCAGCTGTAGAAGCAGGGGCTCAGCTAGGAGCTATGGAAGTTAGTTCCCATGCGCTTGCTCAACAGCGTGTGGCCGGATGTCGTTTTGCGGGAGCGATATTTACCAATCTCACTCAAGATCATCTTGATTATCATCTCACCATGGATGATTACTTCAAGGCTAAGGAGTCTTTGTTTCTACCTCCTTTATTGACTTCTTCTAAAGCAAAAGCTGTAGTGAATATCGACGATACTTGGGGTGCTCTGTTAGCCGAGCAATTAGGAGAAAGGTGTTGGCGAAGTTCATTAGTCAATGGTTCATCTATCTCCTCAGAAGCAGAGTTAATTATCTCTGAGATTGAGATGACATCAAGAGGGGCTACAGGTCTTTTACAAAGCCCTGTAGGAGAAGGCCGATTTGTCTCTCCCTTGATAGGTCGTTTTAATTTGATGAATTTTCTTCAGGCTGTTGGAGTTCTTATTCAACAAGGATTGCCATTGTCTGAGTTATTGAGGGGTATTGCTTCTTTCTCTGGAGTTCCTGGTCGAATGGAAAGAGTAAACACTATGTCAGGAGAAGATGCTTCTAAATTGCCTACAGTAATTGTAGATTATGCCCATACTCCTGATGGTCTGAAGAATGCTCTTATTGCTGCAAGACCATTTGCTATGGGTAAACTTACTTGTCTATTTGGCTGTGGAGGTGATAGAGATCGCGGGAAACGCCCACAAATGGGAATGATTGCCTCTCAATTGGCGGATCGAGTCATTATCACGTCTGATAACCCCCGTACTGAAGACCCTAAACAGATTTTTAAAGATATTTTAGCTGGAATTCCTTCTAATATTGAGGTCAATGTTGAAGTTGATAGATCATTAGCTATTCGGCTCGCGATTGATGAAGCTTCTTATGATGATGTTGTTCTTGTTGCTGGCAAGGGACATGAGGATTATCAGATAATTGGGGCGAAAAAAGTTTATTTTGATGATCGAGAGGAAGCTAATAAGGCTCTCGGCAGAAAATTAATTAACAACAAAACAGATTTCACTTAA
- a CDS encoding glutaredoxin family protein: MSDLFLILYSRKGCCLCEELARRLTCLPLEELIPPIKLRVIDIDAADTPKELCARYDTQVPVMLLGTSDLKKMVELPRVSPRMNSEGLFLWLQKIITKTMGSD, from the coding sequence ATGAGTGACTTGTTTCTTATTCTTTATAGCCGCAAGGGCTGTTGTTTATGCGAAGAACTGGCTAGACGGTTGACTTGTCTTCCCTTGGAGGAATTAATTCCTCCAATAAAGCTTCGTGTGATTGATATTGATGCTGCTGATACTCCAAAAGAATTGTGCGCTCGGTATGACACGCAGGTTCCCGTCATGCTTCTTGGAACTAGTGACTTAAAAAAAATGGTTGAGCTTCCTAGAGTCTCTCCAAGGATGAATAGTGAAGGACTTTTCTTGTGGTTACAAAAGATTATTACCAAAACTATGGGATCGGATTAG
- the yidD gene encoding membrane protein insertion efficiency factor YidD — protein MHELNTLSPGIHQRFNRRLGAILVALINFYRKWFSPILGPRCRFIPSCSAYGLEAISRHGPWRGGWLTLKRLSRCHPFTPCGCDPVPD, from the coding sequence ATGCACGAACTTAATACTCTATCTCCCGGTATTCACCAAAGGTTTAATCGCCGCCTGGGAGCGATTCTTGTTGCATTGATTAATTTTTATCGGAAGTGGTTTTCCCCAATTTTGGGACCACGATGTCGTTTTATTCCAAGCTGTAGTGCCTATGGGTTAGAGGCGATCTCTCGACATGGTCCATGGAGAGGTGGTTGGCTTACCTTGAAAAGGCTTTCACGTTGTCATCCATTTACTCCCTGTGGCTGTGATCCTGTCCCTGACTGA